The following coding sequences are from one Acidobacteriota bacterium window:
- the moaA gene encoding GTP 3',8-cyclase MoaA: MRYFKKDFLRDFSGAFGDTGTFIPLALGMIIICGLSPTSVFLPAGVLYVIAGLYYKIPMPVQPLKAVAAISIVNGIKPEIISTSAYIMAALMAIFLIFDFSKYLEKIFSKPLVRGIQFGLGILLIKSGIELVFKKEIITGVLLPDVKFSGFSLGPNPLSFFFPAFDNLLTAFVILIIPQIPLTLGNSIVATSDLAKDYFGDRAKKVNHNSLAKTIGFGNFFAGMLSGMPLCHGCGGLTAHYRFGARTGRANLIIGFTFIIVALFFARMSSYFLRGIPLYVFGIALVFIGIFHSLLARDLNKGKDIFIVMIMGLITLFYKNFTLALFSGLALREALNYKVYWEKLNNFKVSIFNRKNKSEAFKYNGSHKEERVETTRHLFDRYNRAITYLRISLTENCNLKCLYCMPKQDSVKALKKDFLTNSEIYRMAKIAVSLGIEKIRLTGGEPLLREGIIELIEKISSIDNLKDLSLSTNGTLLEKYADSLRKAGLKRINISLDTLDEKKFEIITRGKKLGSVLNGIRKAKLAGLKPIKINVVVLKGINDDELENFIKFGKEYDLIVRFIEYMPIVLNEKWKKYFISREEIIQRISSFLDFRAYPYENSGDPSRYFYLESGGEAGIISPVSHGFCHNCNRLRLTADGFLRSCLTHDIEIDVKTPLRENAGDETISELFKKAVLLKPEKGIYNLREETIRRNMSQIGG, translated from the coding sequence ATGAGATATTTTAAAAAAGATTTTCTAAGAGATTTTTCAGGAGCATTTGGTGATACAGGTACATTCATCCCTTTAGCTCTGGGAATGATCATTATATGTGGTCTTTCACCCACCTCAGTTTTTTTGCCTGCTGGTGTTTTATATGTAATTGCAGGGTTGTATTATAAAATACCGATGCCGGTTCAGCCCCTGAAAGCTGTTGCAGCCATATCCATTGTTAATGGAATTAAGCCTGAAATAATTTCAACGAGTGCCTATATAATGGCGGCATTGATGGCAATATTTCTTATTTTTGATTTTTCAAAATATTTAGAAAAAATTTTTTCGAAGCCCTTGGTAAGAGGAATTCAGTTCGGGCTTGGCATATTACTTATAAAAAGTGGCATTGAGTTAGTCTTCAAAAAGGAAATTATCACAGGAGTTTTACTTCCTGATGTTAAATTCAGTGGTTTCTCCCTTGGCCCTAATCCTTTATCATTCTTTTTTCCAGCATTTGATAATTTATTAACCGCTTTTGTTATCTTAATTATACCTCAAATTCCTCTTACTCTTGGGAATTCAATAGTTGCAACTTCTGACCTTGCAAAAGACTATTTTGGAGATAGAGCTAAAAAAGTTAACCACAATAGCCTCGCAAAAACTATTGGTTTTGGAAATTTTTTTGCAGGGATGCTTTCAGGAATGCCGTTATGCCATGGATGCGGAGGACTTACCGCCCATTATAGGTTTGGTGCAAGAACAGGAAGGGCAAATTTAATAATCGGTTTTACTTTTATAATTGTTGCCCTTTTTTTTGCGAGAATGAGTTCTTATTTCTTAAGAGGAATTCCTCTTTATGTTTTTGGCATAGCCCTTGTTTTTATTGGAATCTTTCATTCGCTTTTAGCCCGAGATTTGAATAAAGGGAAAGATATTTTTATTGTGATGATAATGGGTCTTATTACACTTTTTTATAAAAATTTTACTCTGGCGTTGTTTTCAGGATTAGCTCTTAGAGAAGCTTTGAATTACAAAGTGTATTGGGAGAAGTTAAATAATTTTAAAGTTTCAATTTTTAATAGAAAGAATAAGTCAGAAGCTTTTAAGTATAATGGGTCTCACAAAGAAGAAAGAGTTGAAACAACGCGACATCTTTTTGACAGATATAACAGGGCTATTACATATTTAAGGATTTCTCTTACAGAGAACTGTAATCTGAAGTGCCTTTATTGTATGCCAAAACAGGATTCAGTAAAAGCATTAAAAAAAGATTTTCTTACAAATTCTGAAATTTATAGAATGGCAAAGATTGCAGTTTCACTTGGAATAGAGAAGATAAGATTAACAGGAGGAGAGCCTCTTTTAAGAGAAGGAATAATAGAATTGATTGAAAAGATTTCTTCTATAGATAACCTGAAAGACCTTTCTCTTTCGACAAACGGAACTCTGCTGGAGAAATACGCTGATTCCTTGAGAAAAGCTGGATTAAAAAGGATAAATATAAGTCTTGACACCCTTGATGAGAAAAAATTTGAAATTATAACCAGGGGAAAAAAATTAGGTTCAGTCCTTAATGGAATAAGAAAAGCAAAACTTGCAGGGCTCAAGCCAATTAAGATAAATGTTGTTGTTCTTAAAGGAATAAATGACGATGAACTGGAGAATTTTATAAAATTTGGTAAAGAGTATGATCTGATTGTAAGGTTCATCGAATATATGCCGATTGTTTTGAATGAAAAATGGAAGAAATATTTTATCTCGAGAGAAGAGATTATTCAAAGAATATCTTCCTTTTTAGATTTTAGAGCATATCCGTATGAAAATTCAGGTGATCCCTCAAGATATTTTTATCTTGAAAGTGGAGGAGAAGCTGGAATCATAAGCCCTGTAAGCCATGGGTTCTGCCATAATTGTAATAGATTGAGGCTTACTGCTGATGGTTTTCTTAGAAGCTGCCTTACCCATGATATTGAAATTGATGTAAAAACACCCTTGAGAGAAAATGCTGGCGATGAGACAATTTCAGAGTTATTCAAAAAAGCTGTTTTACTTAAACCAGAAAAAGGAATTTATAACCTGAGGGAAGAGACCATAAGGAGAAACATGTCCCAGATTGGAGGTTGA
- a CDS encoding molybdenum cofactor guanylyltransferase produces the protein MTGIILAGGEGKRFRKDKAEIKLNGELLIERIVSKLRKSFKEVLIITSEKKLKGYERNFSGSDVKIYPDIYSEKGAIGGIYSGLNFSSSYHSFFAGCDMPFLNLSLIEYFKNISEGNDVVVAKFKSGFEPLHAVYSKRCINYIEDLIKKDNLRIFDFFNEVKLRIVKEDEIRRYDPEKLSFFNINTEEDLNKAIKIQKLLNKKKSKRCKA, from the coding sequence TTGACCGGGATAATTTTGGCAGGAGGAGAAGGGAAGAGGTTTAGAAAGGATAAAGCTGAAATTAAGCTGAATGGAGAATTATTAATAGAAAGGATTGTATCAAAATTAAGAAAATCCTTTAAAGAGGTTTTAATAATAACATCCGAGAAGAAACTAAAAGGTTATGAAAGAAATTTTTCAGGATCGGATGTAAAGATTTATCCTGATATATATTCTGAGAAAGGCGCGATTGGAGGAATTTACAGTGGATTAAATTTTTCATCCAGCTATCATTCTTTCTTTGCTGGATGCGACATGCCTTTTTTGAATTTATCTCTTATTGAGTATTTTAAAAATATATCTGAAGGAAATGATGTAGTTGTTGCAAAATTTAAATCAGGATTTGAGCCCCTTCACGCTGTTTATTCCAAAAGGTGCATAAATTATATCGAAGACCTAATTAAAAAAGATAATTTAAGAATTTTTGATTTTTTTAATGAGGTGAAACTGAGAATCGTTAAGGAGGATGAAATTAGAAGATATGACCCTGAAAAATTAAGTTTTTTTAATATTAATACTGAAGAAGATCTGAACAAAGCAATTAAGATTCAAAAACTCTTGAATAAAAAGAAGAGCAAGAGGTGTAAGGCATGA
- the mobB gene encoding molybdopterin-guanine dinucleotide biosynthesis protein B: MRSSMIPIICIVGKSDSGKTTLIEKLIPELKKRGFKIGTIKHDIHGFDVDREGKDSYRHKKAGASFVLITSPKKIALIKDIEKEYNLDELRKKFIEGVDLVLAEGFKRSSCPKIEVFRKDLHGELLCTEKDNLIAIVSDKKFDLNVPVFNLNELSELADFIVKKFL, encoded by the coding sequence ATGCGAAGCTCGATGATACCTATCATCTGCATCGTTGGGAAATCTGATTCAGGTAAAACAACTCTTATTGAGAAATTAATCCCTGAGCTAAAAAAGAGAGGATTCAAAATAGGAACAATTAAACATGATATCCATGGATTTGATGTGGACAGGGAGGGGAAGGATTCATACAGACATAAAAAAGCAGGGGCTTCTTTTGTTTTGATTACTTCTCCGAAGAAGATTGCTTTAATAAAAGATATAGAGAAAGAATACAATCTTGATGAGCTAAGAAAAAAGTTCATCGAAGGGGTTGATTTAGTACTTGCTGAAGGATTTAAAAGGAGCTCCTGCCCTAAAATTGAGGTATTCAGAAAAGATTTGCATGGAGAACTTTTGTGCACTGAGAAGGATAATCTCATTGCCATTGTCTCAGATAAAAAATTTGATTTAAATGTTCCTGTATTCAATTTAAATGAATTATCTGAATTAGCTGATTTTATCGTAAAAAAATTTTTATGA